The bacterium genome includes the window GATGATTTTCTCGATAGCGACGCGTTTAAAATCGAAGCGCTGGCAACGTGATAAGATCGTCGGCAGGATTTTGTGGGGTTCGGTCGTCGCAAAAATAAATACGACCTGTGGTGGCGGTTCTTCGAGTGTTTTCAGGAGCGCATTAAACGCATCCTTGGTGATCATGTGAAATTCGTCAATGATATAAATCTTGTATCCGCCGCGTACCGGCAAATACCGTACATTGTCACGAATACTGCGAATCTCATCAATACCGCGATTCGATGCACCGTCAATTTCCAACACATCCAAACTGCGTCCGCCGGTAATTTCGAGGCAGGACTGGCATTGATTGCACGGCGTGATCGTCGGGCCGCCGTTTTCACAGTTGATGGCTTTAGCAAAAATACGCGCCGACGTTGTTTTGCCGACACCGCGCGGACCGGAAAAGATATATGCATGCGCGATGCGCTTGGATTCAATCGCATTTTTCAGCGTCGTGGTGATATGTTCCTGACCGATCACATCATCAAAAACCATCGGCCGATATTTTCGCGCAATTACAAGATAGGACATAGATATTTGGTTAAAATTTAATGCCGGCCAAGATAAAAGATTTTGGGGATAAAAAAAATGGAATTTTATACGTAAGAAGTTCTTTATAAAGCTGTTCGAAAGAACACGAATTAGTGACTAATTATCATCTTCTATCTAGATATTCAGCGTCAAAAAAATTAAAAAAAAGCCCAAGCTGTTACGGCACATCCAAGGGTGAGCTTACCGTTGCTTCCTTCCGGACCTGGCGGGGTTCAGCCTCCTCAAATTGCGTAAGGCTCGGGCGTTAATAAAACTTATTTCAAAACAACATGCGTTCAACGTCGAGATAACATAAGGTCGTAAACAATAAAACCCCGCCTAGGTAGCGAGGTTTTTCGTGGGCAGTGAAGGATTTGAACCTCCGTAGAGCATAGCTCGACAGATTTACAGTCTGTTGCGATTGACCACTCCGCCAACTGCCCAATGAACTTTTACTGCATAAGTAGAGCTGGTGGGCGGATTTGAACCGTCGACCTACTGATTACAAGTCAGTTGCTCTACCAGCTGAGCTACACCAGCAATATCTCTAATGTCTAAGAACAGTCTCAAAATTCGGGCGAAAATATAGATGATGCCGCACACTTTGTCAATGAATATTTTATGTATTTCATGAATTCTTCGCCATATCTAACCCTGATGCTTGACATTCAACCCTGTTTTGTTTACCATGACGCCACACTATGAAACCGTATTTGTTCTATCCCGCTCCCTTCTTCCTGATATGAGTGAAATATCACGCATCGAAATTTTACTCTTTTTTCTGCTTATTTTTATCGGCGGATTCTTCAGTAGTTTTGAAACGGCCATTTTATCCTTAGATAAGCTGTCATTCAAAAAAATTTTGAAACGCGGCGGCACGCGCTCCAAACTACTTGAGCTCTGGACATCCAATCAAAATGATTTTTTAACGGGTATCTACGTAGGTAATAACGCATTTAATGTCGGCGCCGCCGTATTGGCCGCCAGTGTCAGTGTGGATATTGCGCGGCTGTACGGCTACCGCGAAGCTTACGCTTTAGCCGTGGCCACCTTTTTGATTACGCTTTTTCTCCTGCTATTCAGCGAAGTATTGCCCAAATCCATCGCGCGCCATAATCCGGAAAAAACGGTTATGCTGTTGGCGACGCCGCTGCATATTGCGTTACTGATCCTCAAACCCTTCAGCGGTTTTTTTTCATGGGTTTCTCGTGTCGTCGTCACCGCAACGGGCGGCGAAACGCATCGCCGCAGCCTCAATGTAACCGAAGATGAAATTCGTGAAATCATCAATGCCGGCGAAGTGGCGGGTGCGATCGAACACAACGAACGTGAAATGATTCACAGCATTATTGAGTTCGGTGATACGCTGGTCAAAGAAGTCATGGTGCCTCGCGTGGATATGGTATGTGTGGAAGTCCAGACACCGATGGAAGAAATACTCCAAATCATGGCGGATGAAAAACTGTCCCGCATCCCTGTCTATGAAGAAAATATGGATACCGTCATCGGTGTGCTGCATATCAAAAACGTGATGAATTTTTGGCGTAAAAACATTCAAGATATGACGGCTATTGAATTTATCACCATGCCGTATTTTGTACCGGAAACCAAAAAAATTTCCGAATTATTGCGCGAATTTCAATCGCAACGTATTCAGATGGCGATCGTCGTGGATGAATACGGCGGAACGGCCGGTTTGGTGACGATCGAAGATTTGATCGAAGAAATCGTCGGAGAAATCAAAGATGAATACGATGATAACATTTCACTGATAAAAAAACAGGAAGACGGTTCTTATCTCGCGGATGCGAAAATTGAAATTTATCTCATTAATGAACAATTGCATTTGCATCTGCCCTCAGAAGAATACAGCACCCTCAGCGGGTTGATCCTTTGGCTTTTCAAACGTATGCCCAAAAAAGGTGATACCATCACCTACGAAGATGTTCGATTTACAATCATCGAATCGGACCGAAAGCGCATCCACAAGGTACTGATACAGCTCCTGCCTTCATCCTAGTTAAACCGATATGCATACATGGGATAATTCATTTGAATAATCAATCCCGCTGTATTACATTGCGTCGCTTTTTTTAAACGATTTTTATGATATGATCACCATTTACGCGCAATTATTCGGTAAAGAATTTGTCAATACGCTTACGTTTGACGAATTGGTGATTTATCTCAAAGACCCGCAGTGTATTTTCTGGATAGATCTCGATTCCCCCACGTTAGATGAAATTCACCAAATTCAGGATGCTTTCAATTTTCATCCGCTATGCATCGAGGATGTGATGAGTTATTCCAATTCGCCTAAATTGGACGAATTTGACGAATACATTTTCCTCGTAACGCACGAACCCCGAATGCATCCGGAAACCAACGAAATCGAACGTCCGGAAATTGATTTTTTCCTGGGTAAAAACTATCTCGTTTCCGTTCATCACGAACCAAGTCCTGCTATCGCCAAATCCATACACCGATGTGAAACGCAACTGTTGTATCATCAGGCTGCGCTATACGAAAAAGGTTCACGCGGTCGAACGGCGATTAAAGATAACTTTATGTTTAAAAATTCAGATTTTATTTTACATACGATCTTAGATCACATCGTGGATGATTATTTTCCTCTGGTTGAAAAATGGGAGGACGATATTGATCATCTTGAGGAACATGTATTGTCCGTTCGCGCCGAACGTTCGGTGCTCAACGAAATTCTAAAACTCAAGCGACAGTTGGCCGGCTTTCGCCGCACCGTATCCCCTCAGCGGGACGTACTGTCACGCCTTATTCACCTCCAGCATCCGGCGATGTCCAAGGCCTCGGTAGTCTACTTCCGCGATATTTTTGATCACCTTATTCGTGTCAACGAACTGATTGATACCTACCGTGATACGATGAGCAACGTTCTTGATGCCTACTATTCCGTACTCTCGCATCAAATCAATGAAAATTCGCATATCGTCAATATCATCATGAAGCGGCTTACGATCATCACAACCATTTTTATGCCGCTGACTTTTATTGCCGGTATTTATGGCATGAATTTTCACAATATGCCTGAAATACGGTGGGAATACGGTTATTATTATGCACTCGGCCTGATGGGCGCACTGGCGCTTTCCATGTTTTATTTTTTCAGAAAAAAATTCTGGTTCTAACATATACAGGAATACCATGCACACGACTAAAGCCATCGAACTTCATGAAATTCGCGAGCCCGAAGTAACACACAAACTCGCCAAAGATCACGGCCTCACAGACGAAGAATATGAGCGCATCCAACAAATTTTAGGTCGAAAACCTACGTTTACCGAACTTGGTATTTTTAGTGTAATGTGGAGTGAACACTGCAGCTATAAGAATTCCATTCTGATTCTTAAAACACTGCCCAAACAAGGCCAATTTGTACTCAAAGGCGCGGGCGAAGAAAATGCCGGGCTTATAGATATCGGTGACGGTTTAGCCGTGGCTTTCAAAATCGAAAGCCATAATCACCCGTCGGCTATCGAACCTTTTCAAGGTGCGGCGACCGGTGTTGGCGGGATTCTTCGCGATATTTTCACGATGGGTGCACGTCCCATCGCCGCTCTCAATTCTCTGCGCTTCGGACATTTGGATGATGAGCGCGTGCGCTATCTTTTTGCCAATGTTGTCAAAGGTATCGGCCATTACGGTAATTGTTTCGGCGTTCCTACCGTCGGAGGCGAAGTATATTTTGAAGAATGCTATACCGATAATCCGCTGGTCAATGCGATGGCCGTTGGCATAGTGCGTCACGATCAGACCGCCAGCGCCATAGCCAAAGGCGAAGGCAACCCCGTCATGATCGTAGGCTCTGCAACAGGACGCGACGGTATTCATGGCGCGACCTTCGCGTCAGAAGAAATATCCGAAGCGTCCGAAGCCAAACGCCCCAACGTACAAATCGGCGATCCGTTTACGGAAAAACTATTGCTTGAAGCAACTCTGGAGGCCATTCAGTCCGGTCATCTTGTGGGTATTCAGGACATGGGCGCCGCCGGTTTGACATGTTCCAGTTCCGAAACCAGCGCTAAAGGCGAATCCGGCATTGAAATCAATCTCGAACTGGTGCCGACACGCGAAGATAAAATGACGCCGTATGAGATTATGTTATCCGAAAGCCAGGAACGCATGCTGCTGATCGTCAAAAAAGGGTATGAAAAAGAAATTCAGAATATTTTCGAAAAATGGGACTTGCACGCGGTCACGATCGGTCATGTGACCAACGACAAACTGATGCGCGTAAAATACAAAGGCCGGGTATTTGCCGAAATTCCGGCGGATACGCTCGTTCTCGGCGGCGGCGCGCCGGTGTACAAACGCGAAACCGCGGAACCGGCTTATCTTAAAGAAACGCGCGCGTTGGATATCGCATCACTACCCCAACCTTCCGATCTTACATCGGTTCTTACACGGCTGCTGAGCACGCCCAATATTGCAAGCAAAGAATGGATATATGAACAGTATGACTCGATGGTACGCACCAATACGGTAACATTACCCGGCAGTGATTCGGCCGTGGTACGCATCAAAGGCACCAACAAAGCACTCGCGATGAATGTTGATTGTAATGGAAGGTATGTTTACCTCAATCCGCGTCGCGGCGGCCATATCGCTGTGGCCGAATCGGCACGTAACGTAGTTTGCTCCGGTGGACGACCCGCCGCTATTACCAATTGCCTCAACTTTGGTAATCCATACAAACCTGAAAATTACTGGCAATTCAAAGAAGCCGTCGAAGGCATGGGCGAAGCTTGCCGCATTTTTGATACGCCCGTTACTGGTGGGAACGTGAGCTTTTACAACGAAAGCCGTAACAATGCCGTATTCCCTACGCCGACTATCGGGATGATCGGAATTATCGAAGACCTCAAACATGCCACGACATCATGGTTCAAATCCGAAGGCGACAAGATATTCCTTATCGGAAAAAACGGAACGGATATCGGCGGTAGCGAATACCTGAAAACGATTCACGGTAAAATCAGCGGCGATGCACCATCGCTCGATATGACGTACGAAAAGAAAGTTCAGGATTTTGTATTGAATACGATCATCAAAGGCTGGGTTCGTTCGGCACACGATGTATCCGATGGCGGACTTGCCGTAGCTTTAGCCGAATCTTGTTATCAAGGTAAACCCGGCCACACTATCGGTGCTACAATTCGTCTTAACGATGCATTACGTCCTGATTTCCTGCTGTTTAGCGAAACGCAATCGCGCATCATACTAACAACCGATACGGAAAATGCAGAACGATTGAAACAATGGGCACAAACTCAGCATGTGGATTGTGTGGAGATCGGAGTCGTCGGCGGTAAAACTTTACGGATCAATGACTGGATCGTCATGCAAGCATCGGATATCGAACGCCTGCATCGTGGGGCGATACGTACCATCATGACCAAATAACTATTTCGCACAAAAAAGAGGAATAGGTTTAATTATTTGCATTAAACCTATTCCTCAAATAATAAAATACAGGTTACTGTTTAACGCTTTCCTTCCATCTCGATCACCGGCATAATCACCTCTTCGACCGAAATCCCGCCGTGTTGGAATGTATCATTGTAGTGATTCAGAAAATGGTGGTAATTCGTCGGATACAAAAAGTAATAATCTTCTTTGGCGATGATATAGTGTGTGTTGACCCCGCGTTTGGGCAGTTTATACTCCAGCGGATTTTTGATGAACATCGAATGTTTGGGATTGGACTTGATGTTCTTTCCGTATTTATAGCGCAAACTTGTTGATGTCTCTTTATCGCCGATAACTTCAGTACCATGCAAACTGCGAATACTGCCGTGATCGGATGTGATGACGATCTGACAGTCCAGTCTGGAAAGTGTTTTTAATATTTCTAAAAACGAAGAATGTGTAAACCATGAATTGCTCAGCGAGCGGTACGCCGGTTCGTGTGGAGCGATCTCTTTGATCACATGCGAATCGCTGCGCGTATGTGCGAGGATATCCAGAAAATTGAGAACGATCGCCGTCAGTTGTGAACTATTAACAAAACTGGTAATATTGGTCTCCAATTGCCGTGAATGTTCGGCGTTAAGTATTTTGACATACTTAGCCTCTGTTTCCATCGGTACACGATTGGATTTCAATTGGTATTCCAAAAGTTCTTTTTCAAACCGATTGCGACTGGAGTCATCTTCTTCACCTTTACTCCATATATCAGGAAATTTTTGCTCAATCTCGCTGGGCCACATTCCGCTAAAAATCGCATTACGCGAATACGGTGTTGATGTCGGGAGAATGCTATAATAGAACTTCTTATTGATATTAAAATACTCCTGCAACACCGATTCAAATCCTAGCCATTGATCAATGCGCAGACAGTCTATCACAATAAATACGACTTTACGACGTGCCGCGATTTTCGGAAATACGTAGTTACGAACAATATCAACTGAAAATTCCGGTCGTTGAGGCAATCCTGAGTTCACCCACCCGTGATAGTTTTTTTCGACAAACTTACCAAATTCGACATTACAAGCTTTGCGCTGATCCTCAAGCATCTGACGAAGCCCGGTATCCGTCAGTGCATCCAGCTCGACCTCCCACTCGGCCATGGATTGAGCGATATCATACCAATCCTTAAATTCTAGCCGATCCATCAATTTCTGTGAAATGCGATTAAACTCCTGTACATAATCACGCGAAATTTTTTGTTCCGTCAATTTGCGCGATTCGAAAATCTGTTTACACGCCATCAGGATCTGGCTGGGGTTGACCGGTTTGGTAAGATAAAAATCGATCTTCCGCCCGATGGCATCTTCCATCAGACGTTCTTCTTCACTTTTGGTGATCATCACGACGGGAATAGTGGGGCTGTTTTCTTTTATCTCTTCGAGCGTTGTCAGACCATCTTTGCCGTCCATCATCTCATCCAGCAATACAAGGTCATACTTCCGAGTGCGAACCTGACTGATCGCATCTTCACCGTTAGTGACGGGCGTTACTTCGTAACCGCGTTGTTCGAGAAATAAAATGTGGGGCTTGAGTAATTCGATTTCGTCATCCGCCCAGATGATGCGTTTTTTTTGCATATTGACCTCGGTGTTTGTTAAAAAAACAAGAGCGGTAACAATGACGAATCGGATTTACTCCTTTTGATGGGTTAAACGTCTACAATATCGGATAAGATTTCTGAATTTTCACGTACTTTATCATACTGACGGCGAACGTGCGTGAGTTGATTACCGAAACGTTCTAACTGTTGATTCATTTCTTTTTCATCCGTGCTACGCATAAAAATTTCCATCAACTGCTGTTCAAAATTCTTTTCGGTTTCGATATCGCCGAGTATGATATCCAGCTCGCCGATTACGAGTTCAAACATACGAATTTTATTAGCCAAAAGTTCCAATATACGCGATTCGATCGTATCGGTAACGGAAAGGTTAAAAACAAAAACGTCGCGTTCCTGACCCAGACGATGAACGCGCCCAATGCGCTGCTCGACACGCATCGGATTCCATGGCAAGTCATAGTTGATGATCTGACTGCAAAACTGAAGATTGAGCCCTTCCCCGCCGGCTTGCGTACTGATGAGCACTTGTTTGGATTTGCGAAACCTATCAATCGCCTCCTTACGCGCATGCGTCCCCGACAGTCCTCCGTGAAACAGCTCAACAGAAATACCTTCCTGCTCCAGCTCCATTTGCAGATGTTTCATCGTCTCAATGAATTCCACAAAAATTATAGTTTTGGAGGGAAACTTTTTTAGCAATTCGATGGTGGCCGCGCTTTTGCGGCTGATTTTGACGGCATCACAAAGCTCTACGAAATACGCCAGGCGTTCACGGGTTTTCGCCGGGTAATTACGATTCATAAAATTAATCAATGTATGCCGCGTAGCTTGCGGGCTACTGCAGACCTCGCGCTGCAGCGTGATCAGCGAAAGGATATGAACGTCAAAATTCGCTTCGCGGCGAAATTCCTCGCGCACATAATTCGTCACTTCACGGTAGAGTTCACTTTCGATCGGTGTGAGATCCAGATGATAAATCGCGGCTTTACGAGGCGGCAGATTGATGCCGACTTTATCGCGGCGATTGCGAATCATCACGTCCTGAAGAATGTGTTTAAGTTGATCCTCGTTATTGGGCAGGCGCGGATCATCCTTCAACATAAATTTTCGTTTGAAAGAGCGAATGGTCCCAAATAAGCCCGGTTTGAGTATGGTTACAAGGCTGTATAATTCGGTTAGATCGTTGTGAACGGGTGTTGCCGTCAACAAAAGCACATATTTTTTACGGATTTTGTTCACAAATTTGAAACCGATCGTCGAACGATGTTTGAGACGATGCGCTTCATCTACGATCAATAAATCAAAATCTCTCGACAGCAAAATATTGGCCGCTTCGTTACGTTTGGCCATATCAATCGAAGCAATGACTTTTGGCGCACGCCAATCGCTCTCCTGCTGCGGTACGACAAAATTCTCACCAAACTTCATAAGTAATTCATCTTGCCATTGTCCAACCAATGATGCCGGTGTTAAGATCAAAATATTTTTGGCTAAATTACGCTCAATCAGTTCTTTGGTGATGATTCCGGCTTCGATGGTTTTACCAAGCCCCACTTCGTCGGCTAAAAGAACTTGCCCGCGCATGCGTCGCAAAGCTTCAAGAGCAGTATTGATCTGGTAATCGTAGTGTGTGATATTCAGATCGTTTACAGCGATAAGACGGTCAAATCCTGAAATCAGGTTAAGGCGCTCGGCTTCGAGTCTTAATTGATAAGCATCGAGCGTATCGTATTGCTTTTTCGACAGAACATCCTGAAAACCCATATCCACTTTGATTTCTACCGGAGGCAGGTCAATCTTTTCCTGCTTAAAAAAATCAAGATGCATGTCGTTGGTTTGGAAATCATAACCGCAGCGAAAACACTCGGTCACGGCCGATTGATCCAGCCATCCACAGCGAGGGCAGCGTTTGGATGTGATGCTACGGGCTTTAGTATTAAAGCGTTTGGTAAAAGTTTTTTGTTGAGGAACTTCGATCCACTCGAAACGTTCATTTTTAGAGGAACCCGGAGTGGTGTGTGCTACGGTTTCCGAATGCGACCGAGGCTGGATTTCCAGATTATCAAACCGATTGGTATTTTTCTTTTCTGCCACGCTGTACCGATAATAAAAAACCAGCCTTTCGTTTAGGGCTGGCTAAAATGCATTACTTTATTGCTAAATCATGGCGCAAGTTACATCAAAAGCCGAGTAAAATCAAGACTTGGTTAGGCGCATCTAGTGAAGACGCACATAACGGTGCGTCCATCCGTCGTATTTATTTTCGCGTAAAATCAGCGAATCTTTTCCTTGCATCGTTATCCATTGATCTTTGGAAATACCTTGTATGCGTAGTAGTGGCGTGTCTTGGCCGGTAAACTCTGAGCGGCGCATTTCAGTAACATAGCGGCTTTTGTAGCTTACAGAATCCCCAACCATATAAAAAATGGCATGATCTTTTGTAAAGAGCAGCGATTTGTTTTGTTGAGTTTGTTCGACCGTAATGCGCTGTTCCATCAACCCTCCCTCACTCGCGTACCACTTCCAGCGCCCATACATGAGCGATGGATCAAATCCAGGTTGATCCTGAAGTACAAAAAAACACACGGCAAGCAATAACGTCTTCACAAGCTCCTCGTTTTCTGTTGGACATCAAACTAAATTGTCGTAATATTTCAATAAATTCAAGCGCCAATCTTGATACGGTTCATATTCATTGACTGATATTACGATATATACTTTTTTTCCGCTGATTTTTACGACGATTTTTTGGCACGAAGCCGGTGTTATTTTGTGGTTTCGCGCTTTAGAATCCGACTTCGGGCACTGGACAAACGCAGCGGCTGTCACACTGGTGATCGTCTCCGTGATTGATTTTTTTTGGCTCAAAATCATGTTCTTTTTATTTCATACATCATTTCAGCGTATCGGACAAACAGCCTGGTCACACCGCATAATCGCCCGATTGGAAGAAACTAAATGGTTTCCCCGATTTCGCGGTTTTTTTGTGAAAAAAGAAATAGACCATCAAACCGCTGAAATACCTGATGAAACATCAGGCTTCAAACGGTTTATTAAAAAGACCGGTTATTGGGGTATTTTATTTTGCGGTTCATTACCCGGGCCCGGTGTGAAAGAAATAGGAATTATCATGGCGCTGACGCCTAAATACCGCGACCGGGGATTTATGCTGATGTATATCGGCGGTGTGATCAAAACGATAATGACTATGCTTGTGTACGGCGGGCTTTATAATCTGATCGAACATTATTTGCGAAACCAAATCGCTTTTTAACTCCGGAGGCGTTTTATGGAAGGCATTATCATCGGGCTGGTTTGTTTCGGCATTGCCGCTCTCCTGCTCTATTTCAGAAAAAAAAATCAGGATAAATTATTAGAAATCAAGTTTGTCAAAACTTCCACCGCTCAGGAACTCAAGGAAATTTGCAAACAAGTCAACGATGAACTATCCACGACGGGCGCATTTCGGCAACAAACGGAAGTCAAGGGTGTGATCAAATGTGCTCATCCGATCACATCCGAATTGGCCAAGCAGCCCTGCGTGTGGTACGAAATGAGCGTGGATGAACGATATGAAGAAACTTATACGGAACGCGATCAAAACGGCCGCGAAGTGCGTCGCACACGAACCGGCACTGAAAATGTGGCCTCCAATAGCCAACGTGTGCATTTTGAAGTGGAAGACGCGACCGGTCGCATCACGATCAATCCCAACGACGCCGACATCGAAGGAACGCAGGTTCTCAACCGCTATGAACAGAATTTTTCCGGAGGGCGCATCCAACTCGGCGCGTTTTCGATGAATATCAATATGGGTCGAAGCGGACGACGTATTTTAGGTTATGAATTTACCGAATCATTGATACCACTGGATCGCCGCGTGTATGTCCTCGGTGAGGCTTCCGATGCCTCGGGCGAACTCATGGTTCAAAAACCGGAAGACAAAGAAAAACCCTTTATTATCACCCTCAAATCCGAAGAAGAGCTGACGCGCGGTACCGAGTCAACTATTCGCAATCTGATGATCGGCAGTATCGTCCTCGTCGTCATCGGGCTAGTTGCCATAACATACGGCATCATGAAATAAATATAGAAAGGTCTTACTTATGCTAAGTAAAAAATTGCAAGAAGCATTCAACGAACAGATCAATCGCGAATTTTTTTCAGAATATCTCTATCTCTCCATGTCGGCCTGGTGCAAATCGGGAAATATGGATGGT containing:
- a CDS encoding DEAD/DEAH box helicase is translated as MAEKKNTNRFDNLEIQPRSHSETVAHTTPGSSKNERFEWIEVPQQKTFTKRFNTKARSITSKRCPRCGWLDQSAVTECFRCGYDFQTNDMHLDFFKQEKIDLPPVEIKVDMGFQDVLSKKQYDTLDAYQLRLEAERLNLISGFDRLIAVNDLNITHYDYQINTALEALRRMRGQVLLADEVGLGKTIEAGIITKELIERNLAKNILILTPASLVGQWQDELLMKFGENFVVPQQESDWRAPKVIASIDMAKRNEAANILLSRDFDLLIVDEAHRLKHRSTIGFKFVNKIRKKYVLLLTATPVHNDLTELYSLVTILKPGLFGTIRSFKRKFMLKDDPRLPNNEDQLKHILQDVMIRNRRDKVGINLPPRKAAIYHLDLTPIESELYREVTNYVREEFRREANFDVHILSLITLQREVCSSPQATRHTLINFMNRNYPAKTRERLAYFVELCDAVKISRKSAATIELLKKFPSKTIIFVEFIETMKHLQMELEQEGISVELFHGGLSGTHARKEAIDRFRKSKQVLISTQAGGEGLNLQFCSQIINYDLPWNPMRVEQRIGRVHRLGQERDVFVFNLSVTDTIESRILELLANKIRMFELVIGELDIILGDIETEKNFEQQLMEIFMRSTDEKEMNQQLERFGNQLTHVRRQYDKVRENSEILSDIVDV
- a CDS encoding PglZ domain-containing protein, with the translated sequence MQKKRIIWADDEIELLKPHILFLEQRGYEVTPVTNGEDAISQVRTRKYDLVLLDEMMDGKDGLTTLEEIKENSPTIPVVMITKSEEERLMEDAIGRKIDFYLTKPVNPSQILMACKQIFESRKLTEQKISRDYVQEFNRISQKLMDRLEFKDWYDIAQSMAEWEVELDALTDTGLRQMLEDQRKACNVEFGKFVEKNYHGWVNSGLPQRPEFSVDIVRNYVFPKIAARRKVVFIVIDCLRIDQWLGFESVLQEYFNINKKFYYSILPTSTPYSRNAIFSGMWPSEIEQKFPDIWSKGEEDDSSRNRFEKELLEYQLKSNRVPMETEAKYVKILNAEHSRQLETNITSFVNSSQLTAIVLNFLDILAHTRSDSHVIKEIAPHEPAYRSLSNSWFTHSSFLEILKTLSRLDCQIVITSDHGSIRSLHGTEVIGDKETSTSLRYKYGKNIKSNPKHSMFIKNPLEYKLPKRGVNTHYIIAKEDYYFLYPTNYHHFLNHYNDTFQHGGISVEEVIMPVIEMEGKR
- the purL gene encoding phosphoribosylformylglycinamidine synthase subunit PurL — encoded protein: MHTTKAIELHEIREPEVTHKLAKDHGLTDEEYERIQQILGRKPTFTELGIFSVMWSEHCSYKNSILILKTLPKQGQFVLKGAGEENAGLIDIGDGLAVAFKIESHNHPSAIEPFQGAATGVGGILRDIFTMGARPIAALNSLRFGHLDDERVRYLFANVVKGIGHYGNCFGVPTVGGEVYFEECYTDNPLVNAMAVGIVRHDQTASAIAKGEGNPVMIVGSATGRDGIHGATFASEEISEASEAKRPNVQIGDPFTEKLLLEATLEAIQSGHLVGIQDMGAAGLTCSSSETSAKGESGIEINLELVPTREDKMTPYEIMLSESQERMLLIVKKGYEKEIQNIFEKWDLHAVTIGHVTNDKLMRVKYKGRVFAEIPADTLVLGGGAPVYKRETAEPAYLKETRALDIASLPQPSDLTSVLTRLLSTPNIASKEWIYEQYDSMVRTNTVTLPGSDSAVVRIKGTNKALAMNVDCNGRYVYLNPRRGGHIAVAESARNVVCSGGRPAAITNCLNFGNPYKPENYWQFKEAVEGMGEACRIFDTPVTGGNVSFYNESRNNAVFPTPTIGMIGIIEDLKHATTSWFKSEGDKIFLIGKNGTDIGGSEYLKTIHGKISGDAPSLDMTYEKKVQDFVLNTIIKGWVRSAHDVSDGGLAVALAESCYQGKPGHTIGATIRLNDALRPDFLLFSETQSRIILTTDTENAERLKQWAQTQHVDCVEIGVVGGKTLRINDWIVMQASDIERLHRGAIRTIMTK
- the corA gene encoding magnesium/cobalt transporter CorA — protein: MITIYAQLFGKEFVNTLTFDELVIYLKDPQCIFWIDLDSPTLDEIHQIQDAFNFHPLCIEDVMSYSNSPKLDEFDEYIFLVTHEPRMHPETNEIERPEIDFFLGKNYLVSVHHEPSPAIAKSIHRCETQLLYHQAALYEKGSRGRTAIKDNFMFKNSDFILHTILDHIVDDYFPLVEKWEDDIDHLEEHVLSVRAERSVLNEILKLKRQLAGFRRTVSPQRDVLSRLIHLQHPAMSKASVVYFRDIFDHLIRVNELIDTYRDTMSNVLDAYYSVLSHQINENSHIVNIIMKRLTIITTIFMPLTFIAGIYGMNFHNMPEIRWEYGYYYALGLMGALALSMFYFFRKKFWF
- a CDS encoding HlyC/CorC family transporter — encoded protein: MSEISRIEILLFFLLIFIGGFFSSFETAILSLDKLSFKKILKRGGTRSKLLELWTSNQNDFLTGIYVGNNAFNVGAAVLAASVSVDIARLYGYREAYALAVATFLITLFLLLFSEVLPKSIARHNPEKTVMLLATPLHIALLILKPFSGFFSWVSRVVVTATGGETHRRSLNVTEDEIREIINAGEVAGAIEHNEREMIHSIIEFGDTLVKEVMVPRVDMVCVEVQTPMEEILQIMADEKLSRIPVYEENMDTVIGVLHIKNVMNFWRKNIQDMTAIEFITMPYFVPETKKISELLREFQSQRIQMAIVVDEYGGTAGLVTIEDLIEEIVGEIKDEYDDNISLIKKQEDGSYLADAKIEIYLINEQLHLHLPSEEYSTLSGLILWLFKRMPKKGDTITYEDVRFTIIESDRKRIHKVLIQLLPSS